Part of the Flavobacteriales bacterium genome, CAACCCCATTACCACGATTAGAACCAACCGTAGCAGGAGTTCCACCGAATCCATTGGTTCCGCCCGAAGCATCACCTGTGGTCCAGTCCATATCCTGATAACAAAAAGCAACGTTATTGCCCATTCCGATAAAAGGGTCCGTTCCATCAGAAAGTACTAACTGAAACGTACAACGCTTATCACCGTGCTGAGAATAATATCCCACATTTACCCAATTGATGTAAATGGCATTGGGATAAATTTTATAGACCACCGATCCATTTCCCGCTCGTGTATCCACATCAGCCCAGAAAGGTGCAACCATTACGTAAGTAGGATCCGGAAATGGATTTGCACTAAAGGTTCCGTAAGGGGTACCGAAGGATACATTTCCGTTGTTGTTGATGTAAAGACTCGTGTAGTTATCCCCGTATAAACAAAAGGTAAAAGGAATATTGATTAAACCGGTAGAACCATCGTCGTTCGGTGCCATGGCTGTGGTGTAGGAAGCATCGGGTTCGATGTAACATCCGCACACTGCACCGCCGCGATTTTGATGCGGAGCATCATTATCGTTGTGAAAAATTTTAGAAGGATCGAAAATGGCGTCCTTGCCTTTGGGAGTCGGCAAAAGAATCGTGTGATTTCCCGGAGGGATGGTTCCGGTACTTTTCAGTTGTTCATACTCCTGAGGAGTATAGGTGTTCCCTTTAGGTGTTTGTGCAAGAAGCGTTCCGGCACTGAACAGGCAAATTCCTAAAAAGGCGAGTTTTTTCATGATTTCCGGTGTTTGTTTTGAGGAGTCGAATAAACAGATATTTTTTCTTTTTCCCGAGACATTCATCATTTAAAAAAGATGTTTTGCGCAATTTTCAAAAGTTTTCAACTTGGGTCTATTGCCCCTTATGCAAACTCTTAACTTTGGCGCTTAAAATCAAACAAAAATGGCCAATATCGAGGAATTGAAAAGAACCTGTTCTCAGGTAAGACGAGATATTATACGAATGGTTGCACAGGTGCAGAGCGGACATCCGGGAGGTTCGTTGGGATGTACAGAATATCTTGTGGTTCAATACTTCCATAATCTAAAACACAATCCTGCCCAATTCAGTATGGATGGTAAAAACGAGGATCTGTTTTTCCTTTCCAACGGACATATTTCCCCTGTGTTTTACAGTGTTTTATCCCGCAGCGGATATTTCCCCGTGTCGGAATTAGCCACATTCAGAAAATTAAACACCCGCTTACAGGGTCACCCCACCACCCATGATCATTTACCCGGTGTAAGAATGGCCAGCGGATCACTTGGACAAGGCTTATCCGTTGCGGCCGGAGCTGCATTATCGAAAAAATTGAATAACGACAAAGCACTGGTATACAGTCTGCACGGTGATGGAGAAATTCAGGAAGGTCAGATTTGGGAAGCAGCCATGTATGCCGCGCACAATAAAATCGACAACCTGATTGCAACGATCGATTATAATGGTCGCCAGATTGACGGTGATGTGGACCATGTTTTATCACTCGGTGACCTCGAGGGCAAATGGAAATCGTTTGGATGGGAAGTGATGAACATTCAAAACGGAAACGATGTGCAGCAGGTGATGGAAGGACTGGACAAAGCTAAAAGTTTGACAGGCAAAGGAAAACCGGTGATGATCATTATGAAAACAGAAATGGGCATGGGAGTTGATTATATGATGGGAACACATAAATGGCATGGATCGGCTCCTAACGCAGAACAAACAGAAAAAGCCCTCGCACAGTTGGAAGAAACGTTGGGCGATTATTAATGTGATGTCCCTAAAAAGGATTTCCATATCATTCCTGTTTGCATTTTTTTGCATCACTTCTTTTGCACAACAAGAGGAGACCACTACCCGCATCCTTTTTATTTTCGATGCCTCCAATTCCATGAATGCACCCTGGCAGGGAAGCAGCAGAATTGACATTGCACGCAGAGTGATGGCGCGTTCGCTGGATAGTTTAAAAACCATTCCCAATCTGGAAGTGGGATTGCGCATTTACGGTCACCAATCGCCTTTATTACCCGGGCAACAAGATTGCAACGACACAAAACTGGAAGTCCCCTTTTCACCACAAGGTGCGGAAAAAGCAAAAGGCTGGATTAATTACGTTGTTCCAAAAGGCACCACGCCCATTGCACGATCATTAGAAAAAGCCGGCGGCGATTTTCCTGAATGTAAAAAATGCAGAAACGTAATTATTTTGGTTACCGACGGAATCGAAGCCTGCGACGAAGATCCATGCGCCATTGCAAAAGCATTACGGTCGAAAGGCATTATTGTAAAACCTTTTGTGATAGGTATCGGAATGAACATGGATTATCTGAATGCATTAGAGTGCATCGGAACCGTTTATGATGCATCGTCGGAAGAAACCTTTAAGCAGGTTTTAAACGTGGTTATTTCACAAGCCTTAAACAATACGACCTGTCAGATAAACATCAACGACATTCACAAAAAACCGACAGAAACCAATATCAGTTTTTCATTGTACGATGAAAAAAGTGGGGCATTAAAATACCACTACATTCACACCATGAATAAAGCCGGGAATCCGGATACATTGACGATTGATCCATTATTGACCTATAAACTAGTGGTGCACAGTGTACCTCAGGTGGAGAAAAAAGGAATTCGCTTAATACCTCAAAAACATAACATCATTGAAATTGATGCGCCACAAGGAGCAATTGAAACAAAAATTTCGGGTTACAATAAAACATCTTCAGTAATGATGATTGTGCGCAAAAAGGGAGAGATGAATACTATTTATGCGCAACACTTTCCGGAGAAACAAGATTACCTGGTGGGCAATTACGATTTGGAAATTCTTACGCTGCCCCGTATTTATATGACGGATGTAAAAGTGAATCAAAGCGCAACCACCAAAATAGAAATCCCACTGGCAGGAACGCTCGACTTAAACACACCGATTGGCGGATACGGAGCCATTTTTCAATTGGAAAATGGTAAAACGAATTGGGTGTGCGACATCAAAGATGAATTCAGCCGACAAAGCTTTAATCTGCAACCCGGAAAATACAAAGTGGTATACCGCAACCGGAAAACAAGTAAAACAGTTTATACCACCGAAAAATCATTTACAATAACATCAGGACAAACGACCGTAATTACACTATAACCATGGAAAAGTTTAAGATCAAGAATCAACAAGACACCCGTAGCGGATTTGGAGAAGGACTATTGGAACTCGGAAGAAAAAATCCGAATGTAGTTGCTCTGTGTGCCGACCTTACCGGATCGCTGAAAATGGATGCGTTTGAAAAAGAATTTCCTGATCGCTTTTTCCAAACCGGAATTGCAGAAGCAAATATGATCGGATTGGCAGCGGGTATGACCATTGGCGGAAAAATTCCTTACACTGGAACATTCGCCAATTTTTCTACGGGACGTGTTTACGACCAGATTCGTCAGAGTGTGGCCTACAGCGAAAAAAATGTAAAAATTTGTGCTTCACATGCCGGATTAACCCTGGGTGAAGATGGTGCTACACATCAGATTTTAGAAGATATCGGATTAATGAAAATGCTTCCGGGTATGACGGTGATTAATCCCTGCGATTTTAACCAGACCAAGGCAGCCACCATTGCCATAGCAGAACATCAGGGTCCGGTTTACCTGCGCTTCGGCCGACCAAAAGTTCCCAACTTCACTGAGGAAAATCAAAAATTTGAAATCGGAAAAGCGTTGATGTTAAACGAAGGCGTTGATGTCACCATTTTCGCTACCGGACATTTAGTTTGGAAAGCCATTGAAGCCGGAAGAATTTTATTGGAAAAAGGAATTAATCCTGAAATAATAAATATCCATACGATTAAACCTTTGGACGTTGAGGCAGTCTTAACTTCTGTACGCAAGACCAAATGTTGTGTAACCGCAGAAGAGCACATGATGGCCGGAGGATTAGGCGAAAGTATTGCTCAGGTGTTGGTTCGCAACTTCCCTGCCCCACTCGAAATGGTAGCCGTAAACGACACCTTTGGTGAAAGCGGTACACCTGAAGAGCTGATGCAGAAATACGGTCTGGATTCACCAGATATTGTACGTGCTGCTGAGCGCGCCATAGCCCGGAAATAAGTCCGCCGGAACACAAAGAGGCCCACGAAGATGATCGAACAAAGCGATAAAGAAATTCTGGACCTCTTTCACCGTGGTGAAAACCGCGAAAAGGCATTTGAGTTACTGGTAAAAAAATACCAGCGTAAACTTTATGCTGTGATTCGTAGAATCGTGATCGATCACGATGATACTGCCGACGTTTTACAAAACACATTTATTAAAGCCTGGAAAGGAATGAATTCCTTTCGTGAAGAAGCACGCCTATATACCTGGTTGTACCGGATTGCATCCAATGAAGCGTTAAGTTTTATTTCGCGCAGCAAAAAAAATCTGAATTCTTCCATTGAAAATCATTTTCAATTAATGGCAGAAGAAAAAAGTGATTCCACGCATCACACAGGTGATGAAATTCAAAAATTTCTTCAATTAGCCATACAAACCTTACCGGAAAAACAACGGGTGGTGTTCCTGATGAAATATTATGATGAAATGAAATATGAAGAAATGGCTGAGGTACTTGAAACTTCGGTTGGTGCTTTAAAAGCGAGTTATCATATTGCCGCGAAAAAAATTGAGGAATATTTACAACAACATGCATTAAACCTTTCTTCGGGATTGGAGTCATAATACAAATGGATAACAAACCACATAACAAGCAGGGTCCTTTCGACGCACCGGAAAATTTCTTTTCATCCTTTCCGCAACGTGTAATGGATGAGGTGGAAATGGAACAATTACGGGAAATTGCTCCGCTCCTCTATTC contains:
- a CDS encoding transketolase; the encoded protein is MANIEELKRTCSQVRRDIIRMVAQVQSGHPGGSLGCTEYLVVQYFHNLKHNPAQFSMDGKNEDLFFLSNGHISPVFYSVLSRSGYFPVSELATFRKLNTRLQGHPTTHDHLPGVRMASGSLGQGLSVAAGAALSKKLNNDKALVYSLHGDGEIQEGQIWEAAMYAAHNKIDNLIATIDYNGRQIDGDVDHVLSLGDLEGKWKSFGWEVMNIQNGNDVQQVMEGLDKAKSLTGKGKPVMIIMKTEMGMGVDYMMGTHKWHGSAPNAEQTEKALAQLEETLGDY
- a CDS encoding VWA domain-containing protein gives rise to the protein MSLKRISISFLFAFFCITSFAQQEETTTRILFIFDASNSMNAPWQGSSRIDIARRVMARSLDSLKTIPNLEVGLRIYGHQSPLLPGQQDCNDTKLEVPFSPQGAEKAKGWINYVVPKGTTPIARSLEKAGGDFPECKKCRNVIILVTDGIEACDEDPCAIAKALRSKGIIVKPFVIGIGMNMDYLNALECIGTVYDASSEETFKQVLNVVISQALNNTTCQININDIHKKPTETNISFSLYDEKSGALKYHYIHTMNKAGNPDTLTIDPLLTYKLVVHSVPQVEKKGIRLIPQKHNIIEIDAPQGAIETKISGYNKTSSVMMIVRKKGEMNTIYAQHFPEKQDYLVGNYDLEILTLPRIYMTDVKVNQSATTKIEIPLAGTLDLNTPIGGYGAIFQLENGKTNWVCDIKDEFSRQSFNLQPGKYKVVYRNRKTSKTVYTTEKSFTITSGQTTVITL
- a CDS encoding transketolase family protein — encoded protein: MEKFKIKNQQDTRSGFGEGLLELGRKNPNVVALCADLTGSLKMDAFEKEFPDRFFQTGIAEANMIGLAAGMTIGGKIPYTGTFANFSTGRVYDQIRQSVAYSEKNVKICASHAGLTLGEDGATHQILEDIGLMKMLPGMTVINPCDFNQTKAATIAIAEHQGPVYLRFGRPKVPNFTEENQKFEIGKALMLNEGVDVTIFATGHLVWKAIEAGRILLEKGINPEIINIHTIKPLDVEAVLTSVRKTKCCVTAEEHMMAGGLGESIAQVLVRNFPAPLEMVAVNDTFGESGTPEELMQKYGLDSPDIVRAAERAIARK
- a CDS encoding sigma-70 family RNA polymerase sigma factor; this translates as MIEQSDKEILDLFHRGENREKAFELLVKKYQRKLYAVIRRIVIDHDDTADVLQNTFIKAWKGMNSFREEARLYTWLYRIASNEALSFISRSKKNLNSSIENHFQLMAEEKSDSTHHTGDEIQKFLQLAIQTLPEKQRVVFLMKYYDEMKYEEMAEVLETSVGALKASYHIAAKKIEEYLQQHALNLSSGLES